A window of the Streptomyces finlayi genome harbors these coding sequences:
- a CDS encoding carbohydrate ABC transporter permease: protein MAVHTSQSVAKAAGDDVARGRSRGTGNPPPPSRLRRALSVHWYAWTMVAPVVLVIGVIIGYPLVRGIWLSLTDANERNVARSIGVNEMPATYEFVGVDNYVDALTGTQFLGTLGWTLVWTVSCVAITFSLGMGLANMLNRRFAGRSAYRMALILPWAIPGFVSVFAWRFLYNEDRGLLNKILGGAGIDGIPWLNDPTWAKFSVIAVNVWLGIPFMMVALLGGLQSIPAEQYEAAEMDGATAWQRFRHITLPGLRPVSTTVILLSTIWTFNMFPVIFLLTRGGPGEATQILVTQAYKFSFEISPRDFAQSSTWGVLILVLLMLFAVVYRRVLRTQGDNW from the coding sequence ATGGCTGTCCACACCAGCCAGTCGGTGGCGAAGGCCGCGGGCGACGATGTCGCCCGCGGCCGGAGCCGCGGTACTGGTAACCCCCCGCCGCCGAGCAGGCTCCGGCGGGCTCTGTCGGTCCACTGGTACGCCTGGACGATGGTCGCCCCCGTCGTCCTCGTGATCGGCGTGATCATCGGCTATCCGCTGGTCCGCGGCATCTGGCTGTCGCTGACGGACGCCAACGAGCGCAACGTCGCCCGGTCCATCGGCGTCAACGAGATGCCCGCCACCTACGAGTTCGTGGGTGTGGACAACTACGTGGACGCGCTGACGGGTACCCAGTTCCTCGGCACGCTCGGCTGGACGCTGGTGTGGACGGTCTCCTGCGTGGCCATCACGTTCTCGCTGGGCATGGGCCTCGCCAACATGCTCAACCGCCGGTTCGCCGGGCGCTCCGCCTACCGGATGGCACTCATCCTGCCCTGGGCGATCCCCGGCTTCGTCTCGGTCTTCGCCTGGCGCTTCCTCTACAACGAGGACCGCGGGCTGCTCAACAAGATCCTCGGCGGCGCGGGCATCGACGGCATCCCGTGGCTCAACGACCCCACCTGGGCCAAGTTCTCCGTCATCGCCGTCAACGTCTGGCTCGGCATCCCCTTCATGATGGTCGCCCTGCTCGGCGGACTGCAGTCCATACCGGCGGAGCAGTACGAGGCGGCCGAGATGGACGGCGCCACCGCCTGGCAGCGGTTCCGCCACATCACGCTCCCCGGTCTGCGCCCGGTCTCCACCACGGTGATTCTGCTCTCCACCATCTGGACCTTCAACATGTTCCCGGTCATCTTCCTGCTCACCCGCGGCGGACCCGGCGAAGCCACCCAGATCCTGGTCACCCAGGCGTACAAATTCTCCTTCGAGATCAGCCCGCGAGACTTCGCGCAGTCCTCCACCTGGGGCGTGCTGATCCTCGTACTCCTGATGCTCTTCGCCGTGGTCTACCGGCGAGTGCTCCGCACGCAGGGAGACAACTGGTGA
- a CDS encoding extracellular solute-binding protein, with the protein MRRGITATALVAALALAATACGSDEKTEGSKSSGELSGTVTWWDTSTVGSEDKVFKKLAEGFTKKHPKVDVKYVNVPFGEAQNKFKNAAQAGGGAPDVIRSEVAWTPEFADLGYLAPLDGTAALKDESDFLKQAAASTKYKDKTYAVPQVIDSMGIFYNKKIFKDAGVEVPASIDDVKTVSKTIKDKTGKTGLYLRGDDAYWFLSFLYGEGGDLVNASDKTVTVDKPEGVKAFKVVKDLVDSGAAKTDATDGWENMQSSFKDGKVAMMINGPWAVADTLAGNEFKDKTNLGIAPVPAGSAGQGAPQGGHNLAVYAGSKNLDASYAFVEYMTSVETQAQTAGELNLLPTRTSAYAKQQAVDSEIVGFFKPVVETAVERPWIPETGSLFAPLVTEYTKVLTDQTTPEKAASATGDSYRKLLKGWK; encoded by the coding sequence ATGCGACGTGGCATAACGGCCACCGCCCTGGTTGCGGCCCTGGCGCTCGCGGCGACCGCCTGCGGCAGCGACGAGAAGACCGAGGGCAGCAAGAGCTCGGGAGAGCTCTCCGGCACGGTGACGTGGTGGGACACCTCCACCGTCGGCAGTGAGGACAAGGTCTTCAAGAAGCTCGCCGAGGGCTTCACGAAGAAGCACCCGAAGGTCGACGTCAAGTACGTCAACGTGCCGTTCGGTGAGGCGCAGAACAAGTTCAAGAACGCCGCGCAGGCCGGCGGCGGCGCCCCCGACGTGATCCGCTCCGAGGTCGCCTGGACCCCCGAGTTCGCCGACCTCGGCTACCTCGCCCCGCTCGACGGCACCGCGGCGCTGAAGGACGAGAGCGACTTCCTCAAGCAGGCCGCCGCGTCCACCAAGTACAAGGACAAGACGTACGCGGTCCCGCAGGTCATCGACTCCATGGGCATCTTCTACAACAAGAAGATCTTCAAGGACGCCGGTGTCGAGGTCCCGGCGTCGATCGACGACGTGAAGACCGTCTCGAAGACGATCAAGGACAAGACCGGCAAGACCGGCCTCTACCTGCGCGGCGACGACGCGTACTGGTTCCTCTCCTTCCTGTACGGCGAGGGCGGCGACCTGGTCAACGCGTCCGACAAGACCGTCACCGTCGACAAGCCCGAGGGCGTCAAGGCGTTCAAGGTCGTCAAGGACCTCGTGGACTCCGGTGCCGCGAAGACCGACGCCACCGACGGCTGGGAGAACATGCAGTCGTCGTTCAAGGACGGCAAGGTCGCCATGATGATCAACGGCCCGTGGGCAGTGGCCGACACGCTCGCCGGCAATGAGTTCAAGGACAAGACGAACCTGGGCATCGCCCCGGTCCCGGCCGGCTCCGCGGGTCAGGGTGCCCCGCAGGGCGGTCACAACCTCGCCGTCTACGCGGGCTCCAAGAACCTCGACGCCTCCTACGCCTTCGTCGAGTACATGACGTCCGTGGAGACCCAGGCGCAGACCGCCGGCGAGCTGAACCTGCTGCCGACGCGCACCTCCGCGTACGCCAAGCAGCAGGCCGTGGACAGCGAGATCGTCGGCTTCTTCAAGCCGGTCGTCGAGACCGCCGTCGAGCGCCCCTGGATCCCGGAGACCGGCAGCCTCTTCGCGCCGCTCGTCACCGAGTACACCAAGGTCCTCACCGACCAGACCACGCCGGAGAAGGCCGCATCGGCCACCGGTGACTCCTACCGCAAGCTCCTCAAGGGCTGGAAGTAA
- a CDS encoding glycoside hydrolase family 13 protein translates to MTQHLAAPFTGTSDGAQGHRTGWWQDAVIYQVYPRSFADGNGDGMGDLPGVTARLPYLKSLGVDAVWLSPFYASPQADAGYDVADYRAIDPMFGTLLDADALIREAHGLGLRIIVDLVPNHSSDQHEWFKRALAEGPGSALRDRYHFRPGKGTTGELPPNDWESIFGGPAWTRTTDPDGTPGEWYLHLFAPEQPDFNWEHPAVADEFRSILRFWLDMGVDGFRVDVAHGLVKAEGLPDLGAHDQLKLLGNDVMPFFDQDGVHEIYRSWRVILDEYPGERIAVAEAWTPTVERTANYVRGDEMHQAFNFQYLGTAFEAAELRKVIDTSLDAMRPVGAPTTWVLSNHDVTRHATRFANPPGLGTQIRTAGDRETGLRRARAATLLMLALPGSAYVYQGEELGLPDVTDLPDEARQDPSFFRAEGQDGFRDGCRVPIPWTRDGGSYGFGDGGSWLPQPTGWGELSVEAQTGVEGSTLELYRAAITARRTHPGLGAGTGVEWLDAPEGVLVFGRPGFVCTVNTTTRPVRMPVRGSVLLSSAPVTVDGAEFELPAETTVWWTV, encoded by the coding sequence ATGACCCAGCACCTCGCTGCCCCCTTCACCGGCACGTCCGACGGCGCCCAGGGCCACCGCACCGGCTGGTGGCAGGACGCGGTGATCTACCAGGTCTATCCACGGAGCTTCGCCGACGGCAACGGCGACGGCATGGGCGATCTGCCAGGCGTCACCGCCCGTCTTCCGTACCTCAAGAGCCTCGGTGTCGACGCGGTCTGGCTCAGCCCCTTCTACGCCTCGCCGCAGGCCGACGCCGGTTACGACGTCGCCGACTACCGGGCCATCGACCCGATGTTCGGCACGCTGCTGGACGCCGACGCCCTGATCCGGGAGGCCCATGGCCTGGGGCTGCGCATCATCGTCGACCTCGTGCCCAACCACTCGTCCGACCAGCACGAGTGGTTCAAGCGCGCCCTCGCCGAAGGCCCCGGCTCGGCCCTGCGCGACCGCTACCACTTCCGCCCCGGCAAGGGCACGACCGGCGAACTCCCGCCCAACGACTGGGAGTCCATCTTCGGCGGCCCGGCCTGGACCCGGACCACCGACCCGGACGGCACGCCCGGCGAGTGGTACCTCCACCTGTTCGCCCCCGAGCAGCCCGACTTCAACTGGGAGCACCCGGCCGTCGCCGACGAGTTCCGCTCGATCCTGCGCTTCTGGCTCGACATGGGCGTCGACGGATTCCGCGTCGACGTCGCCCACGGCCTCGTCAAGGCCGAGGGCCTGCCCGACCTCGGCGCCCACGACCAGCTCAAGCTGCTCGGAAACGATGTCATGCCGTTCTTCGACCAGGACGGTGTGCACGAGATCTACCGCAGCTGGCGCGTCATCCTCGACGAGTACCCCGGTGAGCGGATCGCCGTCGCCGAGGCCTGGACGCCCACCGTCGAGCGCACCGCCAACTACGTGCGCGGCGACGAGATGCACCAGGCGTTCAACTTCCAGTACCTCGGCACCGCCTTCGAGGCCGCCGAACTGCGCAAGGTCATCGACACCTCGCTCGACGCCATGCGTCCCGTCGGAGCCCCCACCACCTGGGTGCTCTCCAACCACGACGTGACCCGGCACGCCACCCGCTTCGCCAACCCGCCCGGCCTCGGCACCCAGATCCGCACCGCAGGCGACCGCGAGACGGGTCTGCGCCGTGCCCGCGCCGCGACCCTGCTGATGCTGGCGCTGCCCGGCTCCGCCTACGTCTACCAGGGCGAGGAGCTCGGCCTGCCCGACGTCACCGACCTGCCCGACGAGGCCCGCCAGGACCCGTCCTTCTTCCGTGCCGAGGGCCAGGACGGCTTCCGCGACGGCTGCCGGGTGCCGATCCCGTGGACCCGCGACGGCGGCTCGTACGGCTTCGGGGACGGCGGCAGCTGGCTGCCGCAGCCCACCGGCTGGGGCGAGCTCTCCGTCGAGGCGCAGACCGGCGTGGAGGGATCCACCCTGGAGCTGTACCGGGCCGCGATCACCGCCCGCCGCACCCACCCGGGCCTCGGCGCCGGAACCGGCGTGGAGTGGCTGGACGCCCCGGAAGGCGTCCTCGTCTTCGGCCGCCCCGGCTTCGTCTGCACCGTCAACACCACGACCCGTCCGGTACGGATGCCGGTCCGCGGCAGTGTGCTGCTCTCCAGCGCGCCCGTGACCGTCGACGGTGCCGAGTTCGAACTGCCCGCCGAGACCACGGTGTGGTGGACGGTGTGA
- a CDS encoding LacI family DNA-binding transcriptional regulator, with protein MVDGVTVPAPRTGGALRLADIAGQAAVSEATVSRVLNGKPGVADTTRQRVLAALDILGYERPVRLRRRSAGLIGLVTPELTNPIFPAFAQSVEQVLAGHGYTPVLCTQLPGGATEDELVEQLVERGVGGIVFLSGLHADLSADPARYAALADRGVPFVLINGYNERISAPFVSPDDAAAVRMAVGHLAALGHRRVGLAIGPQRYVPSRRKRDGFIESAVSLLGLSPAEAELLVCSTLFGVEGGQVAAGALLDRGCTAIVCGSDLMALGVVRAARGRGLDVPRDVSVVGYDDSQLIAFTDPPLTTVRQPVQAMAAAAVGALLEEIGGSPVQRTEYVFQPELVVRGSTAAARTV; from the coding sequence GTGGTGGACGGTGTGACCGTCCCCGCACCCCGGACCGGCGGAGCGCTCCGGCTCGCCGACATCGCCGGCCAGGCGGCGGTCAGCGAGGCGACCGTCAGCCGGGTGCTCAACGGGAAGCCGGGCGTCGCGGACACCACGCGTCAGCGGGTGCTCGCGGCGCTCGACATCCTCGGCTACGAACGTCCCGTACGGCTGCGACGGCGCAGCGCCGGACTGATCGGACTGGTGACTCCCGAACTCACCAACCCGATCTTCCCGGCGTTCGCGCAGTCCGTCGAACAGGTCCTGGCCGGGCATGGCTACACCCCGGTGCTCTGCACCCAGCTGCCCGGCGGTGCCACGGAGGACGAGCTCGTCGAGCAGCTCGTCGAGCGGGGCGTCGGCGGCATCGTCTTCCTGTCCGGGCTCCATGCCGACCTGTCGGCGGACCCGGCGCGGTACGCCGCACTGGCCGACCGCGGGGTGCCCTTCGTCCTGATCAACGGCTACAACGAACGGATCAGCGCCCCGTTCGTCTCGCCCGACGACGCCGCGGCCGTGCGGATGGCAGTCGGCCATCTCGCCGCGCTCGGCCACCGCAGGGTCGGCCTGGCGATCGGTCCGCAGCGCTATGTGCCCTCCCGCCGCAAGCGGGACGGTTTCATCGAGTCGGCGGTCTCGCTGCTCGGGCTGTCCCCGGCCGAGGCCGAACTCCTGGTCTGCTCCACGCTGTTCGGCGTGGAGGGCGGCCAGGTGGCGGCGGGTGCCCTGCTCGACCGGGGCTGCACCGCCATCGTCTGCGGCAGCGACCTGATGGCCCTCGGGGTGGTGCGTGCCGCCCGGGGGAGAGGGCTCGACGTGCCGCGCGACGTCTCGGTCGTCGGCTACGACGACTCGCAGCTGATCGCGTTCACCGACCCGCCGCTGACGACCGTGCGCCAGCCCGTACAGGCCATGGCGGCGGCGGCGGTGGGGGCCCTGCTGGAGGAGATCGGCGGGAGCCCGGTGCAGCGCACGGAGTACGTGTTCCAGCCGGAGCTGGTCGTACGAGGGTCCACCGCGGCGGCCCGTACGGTCTGA
- a CDS encoding sugar ABC transporter permease gives MTTITEPSGRHAVRKPRRRGDRSPLASTGLHLTLIIASVIAVFPVLWVLLTSLKPAKFATTTDFFRETTFVNYTNLIKDTEFLSWFGNSVIIAGLSTVIGVFVSATTGYAVSRFRFPGKRGLMWTLLITQMFPVAVLIVPIYNIMSNIGLLNQPAGLVITYLTISVPFCAWMMKGFFDTIPREIDESGQVDGLTPFGTFWRLILPLAKPGLAVTAFYSFITAWGEVAYASAFMVGDENLTLAGGLQKFVNQYGAQWGPMTAASVLIAIPAALVFLFAQRHLVTGMSAGAVKG, from the coding sequence GTGACCACCATCACGGAACCCTCCGGACGGCACGCCGTCCGCAAGCCGCGCCGGCGCGGCGACCGCTCCCCGCTCGCCTCCACGGGTCTGCACCTCACCCTGATCATCGCGTCCGTCATCGCGGTCTTCCCGGTGCTCTGGGTCCTGCTGACCTCCCTGAAGCCCGCCAAGTTCGCGACGACGACGGACTTCTTCCGGGAGACGACGTTCGTCAACTACACGAACCTGATCAAGGACACCGAGTTCCTGAGCTGGTTCGGCAACTCCGTGATCATCGCGGGGCTCTCCACCGTCATCGGTGTCTTCGTCTCCGCGACCACGGGCTACGCCGTCAGCCGCTTCCGCTTCCCCGGCAAGCGCGGGCTGATGTGGACGCTGCTGATCACCCAGATGTTCCCGGTCGCCGTCCTCATCGTGCCGATCTACAACATCATGTCGAACATCGGCCTGCTCAATCAGCCCGCCGGTCTCGTGATCACCTACCTCACCATCTCGGTGCCGTTCTGCGCCTGGATGATGAAGGGCTTCTTCGACACCATCCCGCGTGAGATCGACGAGTCGGGACAGGTCGACGGCCTCACCCCCTTCGGCACGTTCTGGCGGCTCATCCTGCCGCTCGCCAAGCCAGGGCTCGCCGTCACCGCGTTCTACTCCTTCATCACCGCCTGGGGCGAAGTGGCGTACGCCTCCGCCTTCATGGTCGGCGACGAGAACCTCACGCTCGCCGGCGGACTCCAGAAGTTCGTCAACCAGTACGGCGCCCAGTGGGGTCCGATGACCGCCGCCTCCGTACTCATCGCGATACCGGCGGCGCTCGTCTTCCTCTTCGCGCAGCGCCACCTGGTGACCGGCATGTCCGCCGGAGCCGTCAAGGGCTGA
- a CDS encoding LacI family DNA-binding transcriptional regulator, with protein sequence MTARLADIATQAGVSEATVSRVLNGKPGVAAATRESVLAALDVLGYERPVRLRRRSAGLVGLITPELENPIFPALAQVIGQALTRQGYTPVLATQTPGGSTEDELTEMLVDRGVSGIIFVSGLHADTSADMQRYEQLRAQGVPFVLVNGFSPKVQAPFISPDDRAAMRLAVTHLISLGHQRIGLAVGPKRFVPVLRKIEGFHATMREQLGLGVDEVEELIQHSLYTLEGGQAAASALMERGCTAVVCASDMMALGAIRAARRLSLEVPRDLSVVGYDDSPLIAFTDPPLTTVRQPVTAMGQAAVRTLLEEIGGTPAPHSEFVFMPELVVRGSTASGPGPDSGISPRS encoded by the coding sequence ATGACCGCACGGCTTGCCGATATCGCAACTCAGGCGGGGGTCAGCGAAGCTACGGTCAGCCGCGTACTGAACGGCAAACCCGGCGTTGCCGCTGCCACCCGCGAATCCGTCCTCGCAGCGCTCGACGTGCTGGGCTACGAGCGCCCGGTACGCCTGCGCAGGCGCAGCGCGGGCCTCGTCGGCCTCATCACGCCCGAGCTGGAGAACCCGATCTTCCCGGCGCTGGCCCAGGTCATCGGCCAGGCGCTGACACGGCAGGGATACACCCCGGTGCTGGCGACCCAGACTCCCGGCGGTTCCACCGAGGACGAACTCACCGAAATGCTCGTCGACCGGGGCGTCTCGGGCATCATCTTCGTCTCGGGGCTGCACGCCGACACCTCCGCCGACATGCAGCGCTACGAACAACTGCGCGCCCAGGGTGTCCCCTTCGTCCTGGTCAACGGTTTCTCGCCCAAGGTGCAGGCACCGTTCATCTCTCCCGACGACCGCGCCGCGATGCGGCTCGCGGTCACGCACCTCATCTCGCTGGGCCACCAGCGGATCGGCCTGGCGGTCGGCCCCAAGCGCTTCGTCCCGGTGCTCCGCAAGATCGAGGGCTTCCACGCCACGATGCGCGAGCAGCTCGGCCTCGGCGTGGACGAGGTGGAGGAGTTGATCCAGCACTCCCTGTACACGCTGGAGGGCGGCCAGGCGGCCGCCTCGGCGCTGATGGAGCGAGGCTGCACGGCGGTGGTGTGCGCGAGCGACATGATGGCGCTCGGCGCGATCCGCGCGGCCCGTCGGCTGTCGCTTGAAGTGCCGCGCGATCTGTCGGTCGTGGGCTACGACGATTCGCCGCTGATAGCGTTCACCGATCCGCCGCTGACCACGGTCCGGCAGCCGGTGACGGCGATGGGCCAGGCCGCGGTACGCACGCTGCTGGAAGAGATCGGCGGGACCCCGGCCCCGCACAGTGAGTTCGTGTTCATGCCTGAGCTGGTGGTTCGCGGCTCGACGGCCTCCGGCCCCGGGCCGGATTCCGGCATTTCCCCCCGTTCGTAA
- a CDS encoding carbohydrate-binding module family 20 domain-containing protein: protein MARRSLSAALALVAGAAVLAVPTGLGTAGTAQAAGPGDKDVTAVMFEWKFASVAKACTDSLGPAGYGFVQVSPPQEHIQGGQWWTSYQPVSYKIAGRLGDRAAFSSMVAACHGAGVKVIADSVINHMSAGSGTGTGGSSYTKYDYPGVYSVSDMNDCQSPINNYGDRGNVQNCELVGLADLDTGENYVRGRIATYLNDLLSLGVDGFRIDAAKHMPATDLADIKSRLSNPGVYWKHEAIHGAGEAVSPSEYLGSGDVQEFRYGRSLKQVFTSENLANLKNFGEGWGFMESGRSAVFVDNHDTERGGDTLNYKNGSAYTLASVFMLAYPYGSPDVHSGYEFSNHDAGPPNGGQVNACYADGWKCQHSWREISSMVGFRNAARGAAVSNWWDNGGDRIAFGRGAKAYVALNHEGSALTRTFQTSLPAGDYCDVQSGKAVTVNGSGQFTATLGAGTALALHVNARTCTGGGGTGPGTGTSGASFGVNATTQPGQNIYVTGNQAALGSWNTANAPKLDPATYPVWKLDVSLPAGTAFEYKYVRKDASGNVTWESGANRTATVPASGKVTLTADVWRA from the coding sequence ATGGCACGCAGATCCCTCTCTGCCGCACTCGCCCTTGTGGCAGGTGCCGCTGTTCTGGCCGTCCCCACCGGCCTCGGAACGGCAGGAACCGCCCAGGCCGCAGGCCCCGGCGACAAGGACGTCACCGCCGTGATGTTCGAGTGGAAGTTCGCCTCCGTGGCCAAGGCGTGCACGGACTCCCTCGGCCCGGCGGGCTACGGCTTCGTTCAGGTCTCACCGCCCCAGGAGCACATCCAGGGCGGCCAGTGGTGGACCTCCTACCAGCCGGTCAGCTACAAGATCGCCGGCCGTCTCGGCGACCGCGCGGCCTTCTCCTCCATGGTCGCCGCCTGCCACGGCGCCGGCGTCAAGGTCATCGCCGACAGCGTCATCAACCACATGTCGGCGGGCTCCGGCACCGGCACCGGCGGCAGCTCGTACACGAAGTACGACTACCCGGGCGTCTACTCCGTCAGCGACATGAACGACTGCCAGTCCCCGATCAACAACTACGGGGACCGCGGCAACGTCCAGAACTGCGAACTGGTCGGCCTGGCCGACCTGGACACGGGTGAGAACTACGTACGCGGCCGGATAGCCACCTACCTCAACGACCTCCTCTCCCTCGGGGTCGACGGCTTCCGGATCGACGCGGCCAAGCACATGCCCGCCACCGACCTGGCCGACATCAAGTCCCGGCTGAGCAACCCGGGCGTCTACTGGAAGCACGAGGCGATCCACGGTGCGGGCGAGGCCGTGTCGCCCTCGGAGTACCTCGGCAGCGGAGACGTGCAGGAATTCCGTTACGGCCGCAGCCTCAAGCAGGTCTTCACCAGCGAGAACCTCGCCAACCTGAAGAACTTCGGCGAGGGCTGGGGCTTCATGGAGTCCGGCAGGTCGGCCGTCTTCGTGGACAACCACGACACCGAGCGCGGTGGTGACACGCTGAACTACAAGAACGGCTCCGCGTACACGCTGGCCAGTGTCTTCATGCTGGCCTACCCCTACGGCTCCCCGGACGTCCACTCCGGCTACGAGTTCAGCAACCACGACGCGGGCCCGCCCAACGGTGGCCAGGTGAACGCCTGCTACGCCGACGGCTGGAAGTGCCAGCACTCCTGGCGCGAGATCTCCTCCATGGTGGGCTTCCGCAACGCGGCCCGCGGCGCGGCCGTCTCCAACTGGTGGGACAACGGCGGCGACCGGATCGCGTTCGGCCGGGGCGCCAAGGCGTACGTCGCCCTCAACCACGAGGGCTCCGCCCTGACCCGCACGTTCCAGACCTCACTGCCCGCCGGTGACTACTGCGACGTCCAGTCCGGAAAGGCCGTCACGGTGAACGGCTCCGGCCAGTTCACGGCCACGCTCGGCGCCGGCACGGCGCTCGCCCTGCACGTCAACGCCCGCACGTGCACCGGCGGTGGCGGCACCGGCCCCGGAACCGGGACATCCGGCGCCTCCTTCGGCGTCAACGCCACCACACAGCCCGGCCAGAACATCTACGTCACCGGCAACCAGGCCGCCCTGGGCAGCTGGAACACGGCCAACGCGCCGAAGCTCGACCCGGCCACGTACCCCGTCTGGAAGCTCGACGTGAGCCTGCCCGCGGGGACCGCGTTCGAGTACAAGTACGTCCGCAAGGACGCGAGCGGCAACGTGACCTGGGAGAGCGGCGCCAACCGCACGGCGACGGTACCCGCCAGCGGCAAGGTCACGCTGACCGCCGACGTCTGGCGCGCCTGA